CTGGCGGCATTGAAAGCCCGGAAGCATGTGTTGGTGGAAACGCCCCTGGCCCTCAATGCCAAAGAAGCCACGCGGCTGGTGGAGACCGCCCAGGCCATGAAATGCCTGCTCATGCCGGCGCAGGAATTACGTTTTAACCGCGCCTCCCAACTGGCGCGCGCCTGTTTGCATCATGGCGAGTTGGGGGAGGTGTTTCATGCCCGGGCCTGGTGGCGCCGGCATCAATGGCCGCGGCCAGGCACCTGGCGTGCCCAGCGCAATCAATCCGGGGGCGGCTGTTTGGTGGATTTGGGCCAGCCGCTGGTGGATTTGCTGCTGTATTTACTGAATGACTTTCAAGTGGCGCAGGTGTACGCCTCCGGCCAGATTTTGTTTGGCCCCCATACCAACCATGAACCGGAGCCGAATCGCGCCCCGGCGCCGGTGGCCGGCATTTTTGATGTCGAAGATACGGGCACGGCCTGCCTGGTTTTGAAGAACAATCGCTGGCTGAATATCGAGACCAGTTGGGGCGGCCATTTCCAGGGCGATGAACCGGAGCAGGGGGTGGAAATCCTCGGCACCAAGGCCAGCCTGCGCTTGTTTCCCGCCCGATTGTATCGCCAAGGCAATCTGGGGATGGAGTGCATTCTTCTCAATGCCCTCAAACCCTCGCATCCGGAAGATTGCGGCCAGCATTTTGCCCAGTGCGTGCTGGAAAACAAAAAACCACTCATCACCCCAGCAGAAATGCTGGCCGTCCAGCGGGTTGTGGATGGCATTGTCGTCGCGGCGGCCAGCGGCAAACCCGTGCCGCTCAAGCCCTGAAGCCCCCCCAACCTTTCAAGACCGGGCCTTCAAATACGGCAAGCCGTTGCAATCCCCAACCCCCTCCCGCCCGGCTGACTAGGACTGCCAGAGAGGCCAACAGGGCATCCATTTGGGGCAGGCCGCCTATTGTCCATTCCTTGAGGCGTATTTGCTGTTTGGGGAAACGAGGTTATACTTCCTGCCTGTCGTCCGCGTTTCGACCTAATTAGCTTAGTCATGTTTCAAG
This is a stretch of genomic DNA from Fontisphaera persica. It encodes these proteins:
- a CDS encoding Gfo/Idh/MocA family protein, whose protein sequence is MAERLRCAVIGAGVAGAEWVARLTRGPRTTVVALCDAHPQRARELQERYRIPRLYASFEEAVEQPDLDAVVVAAPNHLHAPITLAALKARKHVLVETPLALNAKEATRLVETAQAMKCLLMPAQELRFNRASQLARACLHHGELGEVFHARAWWRRHQWPRPGTWRAQRNQSGGGCLVDLGQPLVDLLLYLLNDFQVAQVYASGQILFGPHTNHEPEPNRAPAPVAGIFDVEDTGTACLVLKNNRWLNIETSWGGHFQGDEPEQGVEILGTKASLRLFPARLYRQGNLGMECILLNALKPSHPEDCGQHFAQCVLENKKPLITPAEMLAVQRVVDGIVVAAASGKPVPLKP